The genomic stretch ATTTTGTTCTGAACTGGCCCATTCAGTAATCTCAGACAAGAGGAAAATGACAAGGGCTGCGCTCGCGCAGCCATACTAAGAAACCCTGCCACTAAAAAATAGACCAACTGCCCCATGATGCAAGTTTTCAATTGGTCAAAATTTGATCTATTTGAGTTCTTATCTAATTGAGTAATGTTATCCTGGAGCAACAAAACCACCCGGAAAAGTGAACTAAATTTCAGGATTCGAAGAATCCAACTCTCATACTCGAACCAGGAACTAAAATACAATATAAATTTTATAGATTGCGCTAGAAATTTTGTGGCAAATCTACTCTAACAGGAGGCAATCACTCAAAGAACCTCCGCAGCTTGCCTGCTACGGAGGTGATAGCTTTCGAAACAGAAGATAACTTGTCCTTATGTTTTCTCTTAACTTTATTTGTTTAGATCTCTTCGCTCAGACTTCGATTGTAAATCTCACTTTTAAGATAGGCTTCTACCCCAGACACAAATTCTTTGAAGCGAGGGTCCTCAATCATTTTAACAGCTTCCTGCGGTTCTGCCTTTAGGTATCTTACCAAATCCTCATTGGAAAACCCTTCACTGAGAGATTCAATCCTCGCTTGAACGCTCTCATCCCTCGGCAAAGTCGGGATAGCAATCGATGCAGCCATTCCCTGTGGTGTCCTTCTCAATACCATCAAGAGGGTCGCAGCAACTAGTCCCCCCACTCCGAGCTTAGCTAGTCCATTGCCTTCGGTACCACTCTCCAACATTTCGGACGTCACATTAAGTCGGGAAAGGAGACCCGAAACAGATTCTCGAGGGTCTGATTCCTGTTGAACCCTCGCGCGAGCTGCCGGACTGGACGATCGCTCTTCGATTCCTTCCCTCTCATGCGCGGAAGAGACAGCTGGCACCGAAGAGTGGAGCTCCTCTGGACTGACTGAGGTGCACACAACTGGAAAATATTGCCAAACAAAGCGAGTCACCTGGTATTGGTAGGGAGGTGCTCCAACCATGGTCGGCACTGGGTTTAAATAGAAAAAAGTCCCAGCACCCTTCCCGAAGTTTGTAACTGCAAGGTCGATCCACAACTTTGCACCTTGTCCCGATGCAAAACTTACGATCTCATACGGGTACCCCCCTGGCCCACCTGATTGTTGTACAACCTGTCTATCGGTTAAGCCCGAACCAAATGTGCCAAGAAAAGTTTGACCATGAGTTCGTGATGGTTCAGGAATGAGTTTAGCCGAATACTCCTGCGCTTGCCCTCCAGGAAGCGTTTGGACGGACATAATTCGTTCTGGACCAGTTCCAATGAGTTGAATATTAATTTCATCAACTCCTTGCCACGGGAGAGCTGCTCCGACACCAGTACAAACAATTGCTCCCGCGCCGGGCTGATCCTGAGCAAAACTATTTAGTTGCCCCATAATTACAAACCCAAAAAGAAGACTGAATACGCCGACTCTCATGTTTCCTCCCTTTAATCTAATAAGAATTTTGGCGGACACTATATCAATGACCCGCCAACTACAAACAATATTTTTGAGTATTTACTCACCAATATGTTTACAGAACACATAAGCATATAAAACTAGGTAATATCAATATATTAAGTAGTTTTATGGCAGATTAAGAATAATATATTTTGAGTATAAACTAATTATTTGTGACTCTGTCGGGACAGATATCGCGCGAGAATAGCAGAGTCGAAAAATTCAAATTTACTTAAGTTAGGATAGAATTCAAATTTGGGTTTTCAAAAATTCAATTTTTCTTCTCAGGGTTTTTGCATCAATTTCAAGGAGTTCCAGGCTTGTCTTTTTTTGCAAATACTCAGCATTGGAAATCGCTCTCTTTTGAATGAGCTGATGATATTTTTCTGACAAAATTGAGGCGTGAGACAATTGGTTTTCTATTTTTTTTAAATTAACAATCTCCGCATCCAGCGCCAGACGTTGCGATTTTTTAAAGAGCTCGTTGATTCTTTCTTTGTCCTCAGAGTCGCCGCCATTGCCTTTAGATATAATCTGCAGAAGGTCAGTGATGACATCGTACCTGAGAAGTTCCATCCTGTTGATGTCCTCCTCGAACATCTCAGTTTCCAGTTTAACTTGCGCCATTAATAGTTCGATTTGAGAAGAAAGATCAGATTGAGAGAGTCGACGATAGCGTTCCAAAGAGGATCTCAAGTAGGAAATTTTTTTGTGAAGAGCTTCCGTCCTTCCTTCGCCTTCAATCTTTTTCTTGATAACATCAATGTACATGAACTTCAGATCCATAGAGGAACTGGCGTTTAAAGACCGAAGCTCCTCTGACGCCCGTACATTAAACACACACATAGCCATTAAAAGGACAGTCAACGATCTCATGTCCCCCCTCAGCAACCTCTCACCACGCCATCACGTTACATGACATTATAAATTTAAAAAAATTAAAAAATCCATTTTTATTTAGCCGCTTTAGTCCAAGCGAATAAGAGCGCCCCCAAGTTCAGACTGACGCAGAATCCAAATGAGCGGATTCGTTGGCCACTCTAGGCCTGGTCCTGGGTTGTTCTTCTCCAATGAGAACAAACTCATTGGATTCCCCTTCATGGGCATAGACATTTGCAGTGCTCAGTTCGAACCACCATCCATGCAACCTGACATTCCCTTGATCCAATCGCTCTCGTACAATCGGGTAGGTCTGCAGGTGTTCTATTTGCTGTAGCACATTTAACTGCGAGAGTCGGTTACTTGGACTCAGTCTTGAACTCGCTATAGAAAGCTTTTCCAATGATGGCTCACCGTGACGCAACCACGATCGCAAGTTTGGGGCCGCAAGGCTATTTCGTCCTTCCAATAAAGCATGCATGGCCCCACATTCGGAATGACCGCAAACAATGACATCCGACACATTCAAATTCATCAGCGCAAATTCGATTGCCGCCCCTTCCGACACATCACCCGAAGAGTGGCCGTCCTTCTTACACATAGGAATTAAGTTTCCTACGTTCCTAA from Bdellovibrionales bacterium encodes the following:
- a CDS encoding carbonic anhydrase, with product MKKLVDGIIEFRRNLQPEYREKFSRLALGQSPDTLFIACSDSRVVPNLFASTDPGDLFVIRNVGNLIPMCKKDGHSSGDVSEGAAIEFALMNLNVSDVIVCGHSECGAMHALLEGRNSLAAPNLRSWLRHGEPSLEKLSIASSRLSPSNRLSQLNVLQQIEHLQTYPIVRERLDQGNVRLHGWWFELSTANVYAHEGESNEFVLIGEEQPRTRPRVANESAHLDSASV